From one Dermatophagoides farinae isolate YC_2012a unplaced genomic scaffold, ASM2471394v1 contig3, whole genome shotgun sequence genomic stretch:
- the Tps1 gene encoding trehalose-6-phosphate synthase 1: MLFADAVYKDYLEFRKNYPKDPYIIWVHDYHLMLLPQMIRNKINDSNLRLMFFLHIPFPHPVIWENIAASRELLEGLLHCDIIGFHIFEYQKHFMNACLRELNVEINEFVINAKSISGIEVKTISCPIGINPTRFIQTSRDDEIKIARRNLRIRYQNKTIVLGVDRLDYMKGVYQKLKGIERFTEKYKEMKNEIVFIQLAIPSRQNVPSYQKLKNSVHQLVSEINGKSIKTPIIEHWDQSLDFKQLVTVYSASDICLITSVRDGMNLVAFEYVASQNQHHGLLLLSEFAGAERSLAHGVVSFNPWNPDEIADALNEALKMSKEEKEAKHKWAFNHVTKHTADNWANILISELVDSGY; this comes from the coding sequence ATGTTGTTCGCGGATGCCGTTTATAAAGATTATTTAGAATTCAGAAAGAATTATCCAAAAGATCCATATATTATTTGGGTGCACGATTATCATTTAATGTTACTACCGCAGATGataagaaataaaattaatgattctAACTTGcgtttgatgttttttttacacatcCCTTTCCCCCATCCAGTGATTTGGGAGAACATTGCCGCTTCTAGAGAATTGCTAGAGGGGCTGCTGCACTGTGATATCATAGGATTTCACATTTTTGAAtatcaaaaacatttcatgAACGCTTGTTTGAGAGAattaaatgttgaaattaaCGAATTTGTTATAAACGCAAAGTCGATTAGCGGGATCGAAGTTAAAACTATCAGTTGCCCTATTGGAATAAATCCGACGCGATTTATTCAGACCTCTAGAGAtgacgaaataaaaatagctAGAAGAAATTTAAGGATTCGATACCAGAACAAGACAATTGTCTTAGGAGTAGATCGACTGGATTATATGAAAGGAGTTTATCAAAAGTTGAAAGGCATCGAACGTTTCACCgaaaaatataaagaaatgaaaaacgagATTGTGTTTATTCAACTAGCCATTCCGTCTCGTCAAAATGTTCCGTCTTACCAAAAACTTAAAAATTCTGTGCATCAATTGGTTAGCGAAATTAAcggaaaatcaattaaaacaCCAATTATAGAACACTGGGATCAGTCACTTGATTTTAAACAACTAGTTACAGTATATTCTGCGTCTgatatttgtttgataaCTAGTGTTCGCGACGGAATGAACTTAGTTGCGTTTGAGTATGTGGCTTCTCAAAACCAACACCATGGTCTTCTATTATTGAGTGAATTCGCAGGGGCTGAAAGAAGTTTAGCTCATGGAGTTGTAAGTTTCAACCCTTGGAATCCTGACGAAATCGCTGATGCACTTAACGAAGCtttgaaaatgtcaaaagaagaaaaagaggCTAAACATAAATGGGCGTTCAATCATGTCACCAAACACACTGCTGATAATTGGGcaaatattttaatttcCGAGTTGGTCGATTCTGGTTATTAG